The Mercurialis annua linkage group LG8, ddMerAnnu1.2, whole genome shotgun sequence genome window below encodes:
- the LOC126659501 gene encoding 26S proteasome non-ATPase regulatory subunit 7 homolog A, whose product MDVIKKQQISATPIEKVIVHPLVLLSIVDNYTRVAKDTRKRVVGVLLGSSFKGTVDITNSYAVPFEEDDKDPSIWFLDHNYHESMFSMFKRINAKEHVVGWYSTGPKLRENDLDIHGLFSDYVPNPVLVIIDVQPVELGLPTKAYCAVEEVKENATQKSQKVFVHVLSEIAAHEVEEIGVEHLLRDVKDTTISTLATEVTGKLTALKGLDARLREIRSYLDFVINEKLPLNHEILYHLQDVFNLLPNLNVAELVKAFSVKTNDMMLVTYLSSLIRSVIALHNLINNKLLNKEHEKAEDSKLVDVPAAAGS is encoded by the exons ATGGATGTAATTAAAAAGCAGCAAATTTCTGCAACGCCGATTGAAAAAGTGATCGTGCATCCACTGGTTCTTCTCAGCATTGTGGATAATTACACTAGAGTTGCTAAAGATACTCGAAAACGCGTCGTCGGAGTGTTGCTTGGTTCTTCTTTCAAAGGCACTGTTGATATTACTAATAGCTATGCAg TTCCATTTGAAGAAGATGACAAGGACCCAAGCATTTGGTTTCTTGACCACAACTATCATGAGTCAATGTTTTCCATGTTTAAAAGAATTAATG CCAAGGAGCATGTTGTGGGCTGGTACAGCACAGGTCCAAAACTGAGGGAAAATGACTTAGATATCCATGGACTGTTTAGTGA CTATGTTCCAAATCCTGTGTTGGTCATAATTGATGTCCAACCAGTAGAGCTGGGATTACCTACAAAAGCTTATTGTGCAGTTGAAGAGGTCAAAGAG AATGCCACCCAGAAAAGCCAGAAGGTCTTTGTGCATGTCCTATCAGAAATTGCTGCTCATGAAGTTGAGGAAATTG GCGTGGAACACTTGCTAAGGGATGTGAAAGACACCACTATTAGCACCCTTGCAACAGAG GTGACCGGGAAACTTACTGCTTTAAAAGGGTTGGATGCTCGATTGCGAGAAATACGTAGTTATCTTGACTTTGTCATCAATGAAAAGCTACCACTGAACCACGAGATTTTATACCATTTACAG GATGTGTTCAATCTCCTTCCCAATCTCAATGTTGCCGAGTTGGTCAAGGCTTTTTCAg TGAAAACAAATGACATGATGTTGGTTACCTACCTTTCTTCCCTGATCAGAAGTGTAATAGCTCTCCACAACTTGATCAACAATAAG TTGCTGAACAAAGAACATGAAAAAGCTGAAGACTCGAAGTTAGTTGATGTACCTGCTGCTGCTGGTAGCTAG